The window AAATTACCGGAAGACGTGTCCATTGACTACAAAGGTGAATCGCAGCTTTACAAAGAAAGTGGTAGCTCTATCGTCTTTGTCTTCGGCTTAGCGCTGGTGATTACCTTCTTGGTACTGGCCGCTCAGTTTGAGAGCTTTATACATCCGCTGGTCATAATGCTAGCGGTTCCAATGGCGGTTGTAGGTGCCCTCATTGGCCTTTACTTAACGGGCATGAGTATCAACATTTACAGCCAAATTGGTATTGTCATGCTGATAGGTCTGGCCGCGAAAAACGGCATTTTAATTGTGGAGTTTGCGAACCAGCTGCGTGACTCCGGTGTCGAGTTTAAAGAGGCGGTGCTACGGGCTTCGCGTCAGCGTTTGCGTCCTATTGTGATGACTGCATTCACGACCCTCATGAGTGCTATGCCGCTTATTCTTGGCTCAGGTCCGGGCGCTGAAAGCCGTCAGGTCATTGGTACGGTCATCTTTGCCGGCGTGGCGGTATCGGCGTTCTTAACCCTGTTCGTCATTCCTGCGTTGTACATTGCACTGGCTCAGAAAACCAGTTCACCGATGGCCATTACGCGTAAGCTGGAATCCATGCAGGAAGAGTATCCGGACCATCACAGTTAATAGTGCAAGATAGGATCATTGCCGGCGGTTGTTAAGCCGGCAATGACGTTTTGCGCAAAGCTTGGGTGGTTGGTAAAAATGCCGTCAACACCCATTTCGTGAAGCTCTTCAATGTCGTGCTGTTCGTCGACTGTGTAAACGTAGACCTGCAAACCTCTTTTGTGCCCATCCTCGACCAGTTCTTTGGTGACAAAGTCCACGGCAAAGTGGGCTGAGTATGCATTAAGGTCTTGTGCAAACTGGCAGTAAGTTAGCGGACAGCTGGCACTTAACGCACCAATAAGCGCATTGGGGCGACGGTTCTTAAGGCGTTGCAGCCAATGATGGTTAAAGGATGAAAACAAAAGCTGCTCTTGCGAAAAGTCTGTATTGGCTAGTGCAAAATCCACATCTTTAAGCAATTCGCGAGTTGGAATGTCGCCTTTGAGCTCTATGTTCACATGACAGTGGCCATTAATGTGTTTGAGGGCATCGCGCAGTGTGGGTATGGGCTGCTGACCAAATATTTTTAACTGCTTTATTTGCTCGGCAGATAAATCTTTTAAGCGGCCGGGCGTTGCGGTAAGGCGCTCAAGGTAGCGGTCGTGAAAGACAAACCGCTCGCCGTCAATGCCGTAGACATCGAGCTCAATGCCATGTACGCCGGAGTCCATAGCGCGAGTGAAGGCCGCTAAGGTATTTTCCGGGGCTTCGTAACTTGCGCCCCGGTGAGCCCATAAAATCAATCGTCACTCTCTTTAGTTTCAGATTTAATTTTTGCCATCACTTCACCCATGCGAGTTGTGGAAAGAGGCTCCAGCTCATCGTCAAACTCTATCGCGTCCTTAGCAAAGGTCAGCACCACGGTTGAACCTAATTTAAAGTGACCCATTTCCTCGCCTTTCTTAAGGTGGATAGACGCTGGACCTGATGTCGGATAAGACCAACTTTGAATGCGGCCACCGGTCGGCGGCGTGACTGTTCCGGACCAAACCGTGCCAATACTGGCAACAATAGTCGCGCCAACCAGCACTAACGACATAGGACCCACCTCTGTCTCAAAAATAGCGACAACGCGTTCATTACGCGCAAATAAGTTGGGTACATTGGCCGCTGTTAATGGGTTTACTGAATATAAGTCCCCGGGGACGTAAATCATCTTTTTAAGCACACCGTCGCAAGGCATGTGAATACGGTGATAGTCTTTCGGGGCCAGATAAATGGTTGCGAAATCGCCATTCATAAAGGGCTTAGCGTCTTCCTCGCTGCCACCGAGCAACTCTTTTAACGAATAGTCATGTCCTTTGGCCTGAAATATACGCCCGTCCTTTATCTCGCCAGCCTGACTGATCGCACCGTCTACCGGATGAGCCAACTCGCCCTCATCCGCTTTTAACGGTCTCAGCTCCGGTTTCAAACGACGCGTAAAAAAGTCATTAAAGGTTTTATAGGCGTGCGGCGACTCTTCAATAGCCTCACTCATATCAATTTTATATTGACGGATAAACCAGCGGATGAATGCTTGAGTGAACCACCCGGCACGCGCCGCTGCAAATTTTCCCATTAAACGGGAAATAAGATGTTTCGGCATAATATGCTGGAAGAAAATTTTGGCTTTATCAGTCTTTGCCACAGTTAATTACCTCGAATAACCCTGCTGGGTTTCTGTGTTTTCATTGTCTCAATAATGCGATGATAATTAGAAAGGCGCCACTCGTGCAATTCATTCTTGCTAACGGCGTCCTGCAGTGCGCAGCCCGGATCGTCTGCATGCTTGCAGTCCCGGAATTTACAACCACCTAAATAGTCACGGAAATCGACATAGCACCAGGCAACGCGCTCCGGCTCCAGGTGCCACAGTGAAAACTCGCGAATACCGGGCGAATCGATTAAGGCGCCGCCTTCGTTTAAATCATACCAAGTGGCCACCGTTGTTGTATGCTGACCCAACCCGGAATTATCTGACACTTGTTTGGTTTCGGCGTTCACTTCAGGCAGTAATTGATTCACTAATGACGATTTCCCGACACCCGATTGCCCGACAACAATAGAGACATGGTCTTTAAGCCGCTGCGTAAGTGCTTCAAGCCCCTCGCCGGTTGTACTGCTGACCTTAAGCACGGTGTAGCCAATCGTCTGATAGTCAGCTAAACGTTGCTCAATGTGTGCTTTTTCTTCGTCATCGATATTGTCGAGTAAGTCGGCTTTGTTAAGCACAATAATAGGCTCAATACCTATGTCTTCGCACGCCACTAAATAGCGATCAATAATTTGAGCCGAAAAGCTCGGCAATACACTGGATATGACAAAAATTTGGTCAATATTGGATGCCACAGGCTTCAGGCCATCGTAATAGTCTGGACGTGAAAGCAGGCTTTGGCGCTCGTGTACGGCAATAACGACACCCTGCATGCCTTGCTGCTCAGTCGTTGCTCGCGCCCATTGAACAATGTCGCCACAGACTAAGCTGTCGACCACACGGCGAATATGACAACGATAGGTGTTGCCCTGCTCATCTCTAATGTCAGCGTGCTGCCCAAAACGGCTAATGACGCGGCCCGTTTCAGGCGCGTTAAGCTGGCCGTCGTTCCATTCGACGTCATTGTTTTTTAGCCGTTTTTTCTGGTTCGCCGACACGCGGCGTTGCTGACCTTTATTGAGACGTTTGCGTTTTGCCAATCGGGATAACCTGTTGTCGAGCTTTAAATGACGCTATCATACAACAAATTGCATTGAGAGAGCAGGGTAATGGCTGAAGACAATAAGAAACAACGCTTAATCTGGATAGACTTAGAAATGACCGGCTTGGTGCCAGAAGAACACCATATTATTGAGGTAGCGACTATAGTCACGGATGCTGAACTCAATACAATAGCCGAAGGTCCGGTAATTGCGGTTCATCAACCTAAGAAATACCTCGATCGCATGGACGCCTGGAATGTGAAAACACACACAGGCTCAGGCCTAGTCGAACGCGTGCAGAAAAGTCAGCATAACGAGCGCACAGCAGCGGCAGCAACCATTGAGTTTTTGCAGCAGCATATCGATGCCGGTGTATCGCCCATGTGCGGTAACAGTATTTGTCAGGACCGCCGTTTTTTAGCGCGTCACATGCCGGATCTCGAAGCGTTTTTCCATTACCGAAACCTCGATGTGAGCACGTTAAAAGAACTGGCAAAACGCTGGCAGCCAGACGTAGCGGATAGCTTCAAAAAGTCCGGGGCGCACGAAGCCTTGGCAGATATTCGCGAGTCTATCGATGAGCTGAAGCATTACCGGGAAAACTTTTTACGGCTATAGGCGGTAATACTATTTAACGCTCAACAAAACTGAGAATGTATGGAAAATAAAGCGTCAAAAACACAAAGTGTCGGCGATGTTGTCGTGCTTGGATTGACCATGGGATTTATTGTCCTGTTTCTGGGCCTGTCTTTGTGGAATATCGAACTGACCGCAACAACGATTGAACAAGGCTTTGCCTGGACGGCTAAATACTTCGGCTCGTTCTTCCAAGTGTTACTGATACTGACGTTTTTTATAGCCATTGGCACGGCTCTCAGTCGTTACGGAAAAGCCAGAATTGGGGCAAGATCCACTCCTGAAATTAGCACTTTTCGTTGGCTATCCATGATTCTCTGTACGCTGCTTGCCGGCGGCGGTGTTTTTTTCGCGGCGGGTGAGCCTGTTTATCATTTTTTAGTCACACCGCCAGTGACTTCTGCCGAGGCGGCAAGCAGTGGAGC is drawn from Idiomarina piscisalsi and contains these coding sequences:
- a CDS encoding glycerophosphodiester phosphodiesterase, with product MILWAHRGASYEAPENTLAAFTRAMDSGVHGIELDVYGIDGERFVFHDRYLERLTATPGRLKDLSAEQIKQLKIFGQQPIPTLRDALKHINGHCHVNIELKGDIPTRELLKDVDFALANTDFSQEQLLFSSFNHHWLQRLKNRRPNALIGALSASCPLTYCQFAQDLNAYSAHFAVDFVTKELVEDGHKRGLQVYVYTVDEQHDIEELHEMGVDGIFTNHPSFAQNVIAGLTTAGNDPILHY
- the rsgA gene encoding small ribosomal subunit biogenesis GTPase RsgA — protein: MAKRKRLNKGQQRRVSANQKKRLKNNDVEWNDGQLNAPETGRVISRFGQHADIRDEQGNTYRCHIRRVVDSLVCGDIVQWARATTEQQGMQGVVIAVHERQSLLSRPDYYDGLKPVASNIDQIFVISSVLPSFSAQIIDRYLVACEDIGIEPIIVLNKADLLDNIDDEEKAHIEQRLADYQTIGYTVLKVSSTTGEGLEALTQRLKDHVSIVVGQSGVGKSSLVNQLLPEVNAETKQVSDNSGLGQHTTTVATWYDLNEGGALIDSPGIREFSLWHLEPERVAWCYVDFRDYLGGCKFRDCKHADDPGCALQDAVSKNELHEWRLSNYHRIIETMKTQKPSRVIRGN
- the asd gene encoding archaetidylserine decarboxylase (Phosphatidylserine decarboxylase is synthesized as a single chain precursor. Generation of the pyruvoyl active site from a Ser is coupled to cleavage of a Gly-Ser bond between the larger (beta) and smaller (alpha chains). It is an integral membrane protein.), which translates into the protein MPKHLISRLMGKFAAARAGWFTQAFIRWFIRQYKIDMSEAIEESPHAYKTFNDFFTRRLKPELRPLKADEGELAHPVDGAISQAGEIKDGRIFQAKGHDYSLKELLGGSEEDAKPFMNGDFATIYLAPKDYHRIHMPCDGVLKKMIYVPGDLYSVNPLTAANVPNLFARNERVVAIFETEVGPMSLVLVGATIVASIGTVWSGTVTPPTGGRIQSWSYPTSGPASIHLKKGEEMGHFKLGSTVVLTFAKDAIEFDDELEPLSTTRMGEVMAKIKSETKESDD
- the orn gene encoding oligoribonuclease, coding for MAEDNKKQRLIWIDLEMTGLVPEEHHIIEVATIVTDAELNTIAEGPVIAVHQPKKYLDRMDAWNVKTHTGSGLVERVQKSQHNERTAAAATIEFLQQHIDAGVSPMCGNSICQDRRFLARHMPDLEAFFHYRNLDVSTLKELAKRWQPDVADSFKKSGAHEALADIRESIDELKHYRENFLRL